In Neorhizobium sp. NCHU2750, a single genomic region encodes these proteins:
- a CDS encoding glutathione S-transferase family protein, whose translation MPTLYHHPMSSASRFVRLILAEYGFQADLVEEQPWEKRREFLNLNPAATLPVYVDDSMRVLCGPSVLMEFLDETHGVLKRERRLLAEDPWHRAEIRRLTEWFLQKMEQDVTRPLTRERVYKLQMTAAQGGGAPDSKALRTSRANIRQHMKYLSWLAGSRQWLAGERLSYADLAAAASLSVLDYLGEIDWSEFPIAKDWYQRLKSRPSFRPMLAERIRGLTPVSHYADLDF comes from the coding sequence ATGCCCACCCTCTATCATCACCCCATGTCATCTGCTTCGCGATTTGTACGCCTGATTTTGGCGGAATATGGGTTTCAGGCAGATCTGGTCGAAGAACAGCCATGGGAAAAGCGCCGTGAGTTTCTGAACCTCAACCCGGCGGCGACTTTGCCGGTCTATGTCGATGACAGCATGCGTGTGCTCTGTGGTCCCTCGGTGCTGATGGAGTTTCTCGACGAGACCCATGGCGTCCTGAAGCGCGAGCGGCGGCTTCTGGCCGAAGATCCATGGCACCGGGCCGAGATCCGTCGCCTGACGGAATGGTTCCTGCAGAAGATGGAGCAGGATGTCACTCGGCCGCTGACGCGCGAGCGGGTCTACAAGCTGCAGATGACGGCAGCCCAGGGCGGAGGGGCGCCGGATTCAAAGGCGCTGCGCACCTCGCGCGCCAATATCCGCCAGCATATGAAATATCTTTCCTGGCTCGCAGGTTCGCGCCAATGGCTTGCCGGCGAACGGCTGAGCTATGCCGATCTTGCGGCAGCGGCCTCGCTCTCGGTGCTCGACTATCTCGGCGAGATCGACTGGTCGGAATTCCCGATCGCCAAGGACTGGTACCAGCGGCTGAAATCGCGACCGTCCTTCCGTCCGATGCTGGCCGAACGCATTCGCGGCCTCACCCCGGTGTCCCATTATGCGGACCTCGATTTCTAG
- a CDS encoding undecaprenyl-diphosphate phosphatase, which translates to MDQPIISALLLGLIEGITEFLPISSTGHLIIAEQWLGQRSDLFNIVIQAGAIIAVTIIYWRRLLNLLLGWRQPENRDYAAKLIVAFLITAILGLIVKKLGFELPTTATPVAWALIIGGIWMIFAEWAAAKRPPSTKITWLVAVLVGIAQIVAGIFPGTSRSSTTIFVALLAGTGSRVAATEFAFLVGIPTMYAASGYELLKAFKDGSAANEDWTSLGIAFVVSTVVAFIAVKWLLSFIQTNRFTVFAVYRIIVGVILLGMALAGFIAE; encoded by the coding sequence GTGGATCAACCGATCATCAGCGCACTCTTGCTCGGCCTCATTGAGGGGATCACCGAATTCTTGCCGATCTCCAGTACCGGCCATCTCATCATTGCGGAGCAATGGCTGGGTCAGCGTTCGGACCTGTTCAACATCGTCATTCAGGCTGGTGCGATCATCGCGGTGACCATCATCTACTGGCGCCGGTTGCTCAACCTGCTGCTCGGCTGGCGTCAGCCGGAGAACCGCGACTATGCCGCAAAGCTGATCGTCGCCTTCCTGATCACCGCCATCCTTGGCCTGATCGTCAAGAAGCTCGGCTTCGAACTGCCGACCACCGCAACCCCGGTTGCCTGGGCACTGATCATCGGCGGTATCTGGATGATCTTTGCCGAATGGGCTGCAGCCAAGCGGCCGCCATCGACGAAAATCACCTGGCTTGTTGCCGTTCTTGTCGGTATCGCCCAGATCGTCGCCGGCATTTTCCCCGGCACTTCCCGTTCGTCCACGACGATCTTCGTCGCCCTGCTCGCCGGCACCGGCAGCCGCGTGGCGGCAACCGAATTCGCCTTCCTCGTCGGCATCCCGACCATGTATGCGGCGAGCGGCTATGAGTTGCTGAAGGCCTTCAAGGATGGCAGCGCGGCAAACGAGGACTGGACCTCGCTCGGCATTGCCTTCGTCGTGTCGACGGTCGTCGCCTTCATCGCCGTCAAGTGGCTTCTGTCCTTCATCCAGACCAACCGTTTCACCGTGTTCGCGGTCTATCGCATCATCGTTGGCGTGATCCTTCTGGGCATGGCACTGGCCGGCTTCATCGCCGAGTAA
- a CDS encoding complex I NDUFA9 subunit family protein codes for MTVKNLPPLVTVFGGSGFVGRHVVSKLVKRGYRVRVAVRRPDLAGFLLPAGYVGQISLVQANLRYPQSVERAVEGSVHVINCVGILFESGRNTFDAIQETGARTVAEAAKKAGAKLTHISAIGADVNSGSSYARSKGRAEESILSLMPDAVILRPSIIFGPEDNFFNKFGAMARRLPFLPLIGGGKTKLQPVYVEDVAEVVGRSVDGAVKSGTIYELGGAEVMTFRECLETVLRVTNRERPLISIPFGIASLIGSIASLIPFVAPPLTADQVELLKKDNVVSDAAAKEGRTLCGLGIRPVVPGSILASYLVHFRPHGQFTGSGKAA; via the coding sequence ATGACCGTGAAAAACCTACCGCCGCTCGTCACCGTATTCGGGGGCTCCGGCTTCGTCGGACGTCATGTGGTCAGCAAGCTCGTCAAGCGCGGCTATCGCGTGCGGGTGGCGGTACGCCGACCCGATCTCGCCGGTTTCCTTCTGCCCGCCGGTTATGTCGGGCAGATCTCGCTGGTCCAGGCCAATCTTCGCTATCCTCAGTCGGTCGAGCGGGCGGTCGAGGGTTCGGTCCATGTGATCAACTGCGTCGGCATTCTTTTCGAAAGCGGACGCAACACGTTCGATGCCATCCAGGAAACGGGCGCGCGCACGGTGGCAGAGGCTGCCAAAAAGGCCGGCGCGAAGCTTACACATATTTCGGCGATCGGCGCCGACGTCAATTCCGGCTCGTCCTATGCACGCAGCAAGGGTCGTGCGGAGGAGAGCATCCTTTCGCTGATGCCGGACGCCGTCATTCTTCGCCCGTCGATCATTTTCGGACCGGAAGACAATTTCTTCAACAAGTTCGGCGCCATGGCGCGGCGTCTGCCATTCCTGCCGCTGATCGGCGGCGGCAAGACGAAGCTGCAGCCGGTCTATGTGGAGGATGTGGCCGAGGTCGTTGGCCGGTCGGTCGATGGCGCCGTGAAGAGCGGGACGATCTACGAACTCGGCGGAGCCGAGGTCATGACCTTCCGTGAATGTCTCGAGACCGTGCTGCGGGTGACCAATCGCGAGCGCCCGCTGATCTCGATTCCCTTCGGGATCGCCTCGTTGATCGGCAGCATTGCGTCGCTCATCCCGTTCGTCGCGCCGCCGCTGACCGCCGATCAGGTGGAATTGCTGAAAAAGGACAATGTCGTATCGGACGCTGCCGCAAAGGAAGGCCGCACGCTTTGTGGCCTCGGTATCAGACCGGTCGTCCCCGGTTCGATCCTGGCTTCCTATCTCGTGCATTTCCGTCCGCACGGCCAATTTACCGGTAGCGGCAAGGCCGCCTGA
- a CDS encoding DUF1330 domain-containing protein, with translation MTKAYWIARMDIHDPERYKDYIAASKLAFDKYDAHFLARGGTITELEGTARHRNVVIEFPSMKAALECYNSPEYQVASKIRQEAAEGEMVLVEGI, from the coding sequence ATGACTAAGGCCTATTGGATTGCACGGATGGATATTCACGACCCCGAGCGCTACAAGGACTACATCGCGGCGTCGAAACTTGCCTTCGACAAGTATGACGCGCATTTCCTGGCTCGCGGCGGCACGATTACCGAACTCGAGGGCACTGCGCGTCACCGCAATGTCGTGATCGAGTTCCCGTCGATGAAGGCCGCGCTGGAATGCTACAACTCGCCGGAATATCAGGTGGCGAGCAAGATCCGCCAGGAAGCCGCAGAGGGCGAGATGGTGCTGGTGGAGGGCATTTAA
- a CDS encoding right-handed parallel beta-helix repeat-containing protein: MKRNVLLVALALVDVGFAQAVVRPPLAHAAACSQGVMDALRAPGGKDARPVEIRCDVSLTASDKITRRIVFSGSRASGVVFDCNGATIDGSLSKERTVLIRSVQKDGKWDVPTGITIRNCTINGDLRIRGLGNNGQAELVKKSSLEPGHTARAQAAAPSGILLENLTFSGSGGIPFYIAPGVTGVTLRNSHFTGKSTSTVVYLDAESARNTIVGNTFSAHTRGREVLAVDGSADNRIENNTFVNPLTGGIFLYRNCGEGGTVRHQSPHGNIISGNTFQYDLPLARPAVWIGSRQGVSLFNSYCLVQPKMLLGGLDHNDGANNNTVVDNHLPGGKPSLIVDQGARNRIANNR, translated from the coding sequence ATGAAGCGTAACGTACTCCTTGTCGCACTCGCCTTGGTTGATGTCGGATTTGCTCAGGCAGTCGTCCGTCCGCCGCTGGCTCATGCCGCCGCCTGCTCTCAAGGCGTCATGGATGCGCTGCGTGCGCCCGGCGGCAAGGACGCAAGGCCGGTCGAAATCCGCTGCGATGTTTCGCTGACGGCAAGCGATAAAATTACCCGCCGGATCGTCTTTTCCGGCAGCCGCGCTTCCGGCGTCGTGTTCGATTGTAACGGTGCCACGATCGACGGCAGCCTGTCGAAGGAGCGCACGGTGCTGATCCGCTCGGTGCAGAAGGATGGGAAATGGGACGTCCCGACCGGCATCACGATCCGCAACTGCACGATCAATGGCGATCTTCGCATCCGTGGATTGGGCAATAACGGCCAGGCGGAACTGGTGAAAAAGTCGTCGCTCGAGCCCGGCCACACGGCGCGCGCGCAGGCGGCAGCGCCGAGCGGCATCCTGCTCGAGAACCTGACCTTTTCCGGAAGCGGCGGCATTCCCTTCTATATCGCACCGGGCGTCACCGGCGTGACGTTGCGCAATTCGCATTTCACCGGCAAGTCGACGTCGACCGTCGTTTATCTCGATGCGGAATCGGCGCGCAACACCATCGTCGGCAACACGTTCTCGGCGCATACCAGGGGGCGGGAAGTGCTGGCTGTCGATGGCTCGGCGGACAATCGGATCGAGAACAACACGTTCGTCAACCCGCTGACCGGCGGCATCTTTCTATACCGGAACTGCGGTGAGGGCGGCACGGTCCGTCACCAGTCGCCGCACGGCAATATAATCAGCGGCAATACATTCCAGTACGACCTGCCCCTGGCGCGGCCTGCCGTATGGATTGGTAGCCGCCAGGGGGTAAGCCTCTTCAACAGCTATTGCCTCGTCCAGCCGAAAATGCTGCTCGGCGGTCTCGATCACAATGATGGCGCCAACAACAATACCGTCGTCGATAATCACCTGCCGGGCGGCAAGCCGAGCCTGATCGTCGATCAAGGCGCTCGTAACAGGATCGCGAACAATCGATGA
- the pyrF gene encoding orotidine-5'-phosphate decarboxylase, whose product MQARDRLIVGLDIPTVSEAEAMVSMLGDTVSFYKIGYQLAFAGGLEFARDLAKDGKKIFLDMKLLDIDNTVAKGVENIAKMGMTMLTLHAYPKAMRAAVEAAKGSDLCLLGVTVLTSMDAADVTEAGYAQTPEQLVRTRAAQAREAGMGGIVCSAEESAAVREIVGTEVAIVTPGIRPKGADAGDQKRVVTPGDALTNGSTHLVVARPIVKAADPKAAAEAILAEMRQALWPANDA is encoded by the coding sequence ATGCAAGCGCGTGACCGGCTTATCGTGGGCCTCGACATCCCGACAGTTTCCGAAGCCGAGGCGATGGTTTCGATGCTCGGTGACACCGTCTCCTTCTACAAGATCGGCTATCAGCTCGCCTTTGCCGGCGGACTGGAATTCGCCCGCGACCTCGCAAAGGACGGCAAGAAGATCTTCCTCGATATGAAACTGCTCGACATCGACAACACGGTGGCGAAGGGTGTCGAGAACATCGCCAAGATGGGCATGACGATGCTGACGCTGCATGCCTATCCGAAGGCGATGCGCGCCGCAGTCGAGGCCGCCAAGGGTTCCGATCTCTGCCTTCTCGGCGTGACTGTCCTGACATCGATGGATGCCGCCGACGTGACCGAGGCGGGCTATGCCCAGACGCCCGAGCAACTGGTGCGCACACGCGCGGCACAGGCCCGTGAGGCAGGAATGGGCGGTATCGTCTGCTCGGCGGAAGAATCCGCTGCGGTGCGCGAGATCGTCGGCACCGAGGTGGCGATCGTCACACCGGGCATCCGCCCGAAAGGCGCCGATGCGGGCGACCAGAAGCGCGTCGTCACGCCGGGCGATGCGCTCACCAACGGTTCCACCCATCTCGTCGTTGCCCGGCCGATCGTCAAGGCCGCCGATCCGAAGGCCGCGGCCGAGGCAATCCTTGCCGAAATGCGTCAGGCGCTCTGGCCCGCCAACGACGCCTGA
- a CDS encoding histidine phosphatase family protein translates to MSFGLYITHPQVLIDPDVPVPRWGLSELGRERAERAAALPWAHSLARIITSDETKAIETGEILAKAAGVAVEIIDGMHENDRSATGFLASPEFEAAADWFFAHPNESFRGWERATDAQARIVSIVEAVLADHDPAAPIAFVGHGGVGTLLKCHLMRIPISRSQDQPGGGGNLFRFTLADRAISCDWTPIETWQGD, encoded by the coding sequence ATGAGTTTCGGCCTCTATATCACCCATCCGCAAGTGCTGATCGACCCCGACGTGCCGGTGCCACGCTGGGGTCTCTCCGAGCTAGGCCGCGAGCGAGCGGAAAGGGCGGCCGCGCTTCCATGGGCGCACTCTCTGGCCCGCATCATTACCAGCGACGAGACGAAGGCGATCGAAACCGGCGAGATTCTCGCCAAGGCCGCGGGAGTGGCAGTCGAGATCATCGACGGCATGCATGAGAACGACCGATCCGCCACCGGCTTTCTGGCCTCGCCGGAATTCGAGGCCGCGGCGGACTGGTTCTTCGCCCACCCTAACGAGAGCTTCCGGGGCTGGGAGCGCGCCACCGATGCGCAAGCGCGGATCGTTTCCATCGTCGAGGCCGTGCTCGCCGATCATGATCCGGCCGCGCCGATTGCATTCGTTGGCCATGGCGGCGTCGGCACGCTTCTGAAATGCCATCTCATGCGGATTCCGATCTCGCGCTCGCAGGATCAGCCCGGCGGAGGGGGAAATCTCTTCCGCTTTACCCTTGCGGATCGCGCCATCTCGTGCGACTGGACGCCGATCGAAACATGGCAGGGAGATTGA
- the pmtA gene encoding phospholipid N-methyltransferase PmtA, with the protein MELRLKERLGRKFDEEIRFFKGWIDGPKQVGAIMPTSSVTAKRMASVVDTKSGLPVLELGPGTGVITKAILQKGVAPKDLVSIEYSTDFYQHLVKTFSGVNFINGDAFDLDKTLGAFRDKTFDSVVSAIPLLSFPMERRIALLEDLLNRLPAGRPVMQITYGPVSPIIANPDRYKIKHYDFVVRNIPPAQLWTYTRA; encoded by the coding sequence ATGGAATTGCGCCTGAAGGAACGGCTCGGCCGGAAATTTGACGAAGAGATCCGCTTCTTCAAGGGATGGATCGACGGCCCGAAACAGGTCGGTGCGATCATGCCGACTTCGTCGGTCACGGCGAAACGGATGGCGAGTGTCGTCGATACGAAGTCCGGCCTGCCCGTTCTTGAGCTCGGCCCCGGTACCGGCGTCATCACCAAGGCCATCCTGCAGAAGGGTGTCGCTCCAAAGGACCTGGTGTCGATCGAGTATTCGACCGATTTCTACCAGCATCTGGTCAAGACGTTTTCCGGCGTCAATTTCATCAACGGCGATGCCTTCGACCTCGACAAGACGCTCGGCGCCTTCAGGGACAAGACGTTCGACAGCGTCGTCTCGGCAATCCCGCTCCTCAGCTTTCCGATGGAGCGCCGTATCGCGCTGCTGGAAGACTTGCTCAATCGCCTGCCTGCCGGGCGCCCGGTGATGCAGATCACCTATGGTCCGGTCTCGCCGATCATCGCCAATCCCGACCGCTACAAGATCAAGCATTACGATTTCGTCGTGCGGAATATCCCGCCGGCACAGCTTTGGACCTATACGCGCGCTTAG
- the dnaN gene encoding DNA polymerase III subunit beta, with protein sequence MRITLERSNLLKSLNHVHRVVERRNTIPILSNVLMRASGANLELKATDLDLEITEAVPAMVETAGATTVPAHLLYEIVRKLPDGSEVLLATNPDGGSMTVQSGRSKFSLQCLPETDFPDLTAGSFSHTFKLKATDLKMLIDRTQFAISTEETRYYLNGIFFHTIEAGGDLKLRAVATDGHRLARADVEAPSGSEGMPGIIIPRKTVGELQKLVDDPEAAVTVEVSDAKIRLTIGDIIMTSKLIDGTFPDYQRVIPTGNDKEMRVDCQTFTKAVDRVSTISSERGRAVKLSLTEGQLMLTVNNPDSGSATEEVAVGYENDPMEIGFNAKYLLDITAQLSGDDAIFMLADAGSPTLVRDTAGDDALYVLMPMRV encoded by the coding sequence ATGCGTATTACTCTCGAGCGGTCCAATCTTCTGAAATCGCTGAACCACGTGCATCGCGTGGTCGAGCGCCGCAACACCATCCCGATCCTCTCCAACGTGCTGATGCGTGCATCCGGCGCCAATCTCGAACTGAAGGCGACCGACCTCGATCTGGAGATCACCGAGGCCGTTCCGGCCATGGTCGAGACCGCGGGCGCCACTACCGTTCCCGCTCATCTTCTTTATGAAATCGTCCGCAAGCTGCCGGACGGCTCGGAAGTGCTGCTCGCCACCAATCCGGATGGCGGCTCGATGACGGTACAGTCCGGCCGCTCGAAATTCTCGCTGCAATGCCTGCCGGAGACCGATTTCCCCGATCTGACCGCAGGTTCGTTCAGCCATACGTTCAAGCTGAAGGCGACCGACCTCAAGATGCTGATCGACCGGACGCAGTTCGCGATCTCCACGGAGGAAACCCGCTATTACCTCAACGGCATCTTCTTCCACACGATCGAGGCGGGCGGCGACCTGAAGCTGCGCGCCGTCGCGACCGACGGGCACCGTCTGGCGCGCGCCGATGTCGAGGCACCATCGGGTTCAGAAGGCATGCCGGGCATCATCATTCCGCGCAAGACGGTCGGCGAATTGCAGAAGCTGGTCGATGATCCGGAAGCTGCGGTGACGGTCGAAGTGTCGGATGCCAAGATCCGCCTGACGATCGGCGACATCATCATGACGTCGAAGCTGATCGACGGCACCTTCCCGGATTACCAGCGCGTCATCCCGACCGGCAACGACAAGGAAATGCGGGTCGATTGCCAGACCTTCACCAAGGCCGTCGATCGTGTCTCGACCATTTCGTCGGAGCGCGGCCGCGCCGTGAAGCTGTCACTGACGGAAGGCCAGCTGATGCTGACCGTCAACAACCCGGATTCGGGCAGCGCCACGGAAGAGGTGGCAGTCGGCTATGAAAACGACCCGATGGAAATCGGCTTCAACGCCAAATATCTGCTCGACATCACGGCGCAGCTTTCCGGCGACGATGCGATCTTCATGCTGGCAGATGCCGGCTCGCCAACCCTGGTGCGGGATACGGCGGGCGATGACGCGCTCTATGTCTTGATGCCAATGCGCGTATAA
- the rsmI gene encoding 16S rRNA (cytidine(1402)-2'-O)-methyltransferase — MAGPSEVPRGYRVANTFVPSRPLEPALYLVATPIGNLGDITLRALETLGGADVLACEDTRVTRVLLDRYGIANKPYAYHEHNADEMGPRLLAALEDGKSVALVSDAGTPLVSDPGYRLGQMAIEAGHKVVPIPGASAPLAALVASGLPNDAFLFAGFLPVKDKARRDRLAELSKVPATLIFFESPHRIAATLASAADVLGHGRSACVGRELTKAFEEISRANLGELADAFESRTVKGEIVFLVGPPAEEEISTAVDVDALLMELGASMPASKAAAEAARLTGLQKRDLYQRLVEMKAQ; from the coding sequence GTGGCCGGACCCTCTGAAGTGCCCCGCGGCTATCGCGTCGCCAATACATTCGTCCCTTCGCGCCCGCTGGAGCCGGCGCTCTATCTGGTCGCGACCCCGATCGGCAACCTCGGCGATATTACGCTGAGAGCCCTGGAAACCTTGGGTGGGGCGGACGTGCTGGCCTGCGAGGATACCCGCGTCACTCGCGTGCTGCTCGACCGCTACGGCATAGCCAACAAGCCCTATGCCTATCACGAGCATAATGCCGACGAGATGGGGCCGAGGCTTCTGGCGGCACTCGAAGACGGAAAATCGGTGGCGCTGGTTTCCGATGCCGGAACGCCGCTCGTCTCCGATCCCGGCTACAGGCTTGGCCAGATGGCGATTGAGGCCGGCCACAAGGTCGTCCCCATTCCCGGCGCATCGGCGCCGCTCGCGGCACTGGTTGCTTCCGGCCTGCCCAACGATGCCTTCCTTTTCGCCGGCTTCCTGCCGGTCAAGGACAAGGCGCGACGGGACCGGCTGGCGGAACTCTCCAAGGTGCCGGCAACCCTGATCTTCTTTGAATCCCCCCACCGCATTGCCGCAACGCTCGCTTCCGCTGCGGACGTTCTGGGGCACGGTCGCAGCGCCTGCGTCGGCCGCGAACTTACCAAGGCCTTCGAGGAGATCAGCCGCGCAAATCTTGGCGAACTGGCCGATGCCTTCGAGAGCCGTACGGTGAAAGGCGAGATCGTCTTCCTCGTCGGTCCGCCGGCTGAGGAAGAGATATCGACCGCGGTCGATGTCGACGCGCTGCTGATGGAACTGGGTGCCTCGATGCCGGCATCCAAGGCTGCCGCCGAAGCTGCTCGCCTGACCGGGCTGCAGAAGCGTGATCTCTACCAGCGTCTTGTCGAGATGAAGGCCCAATGA
- a CDS encoding YraN family protein, whose protein sequence is MGQGPEGSRHRRQRAERRGHISEYLAALCLILKGYRILQLRYRTKLGEIDIIARRKTLIVFVEVKARAREADAIDAVGYETQRRIRASSDIWLSKRRDAHLLSCRYDIIAVLPGRLPRHFIDAF, encoded by the coding sequence ATGGGGCAGGGGCCTGAGGGAAGCCGGCATAGAAGACAGCGCGCCGAACGGCGCGGTCACATATCGGAATATCTTGCGGCCCTTTGCCTCATCCTCAAGGGCTACCGTATCCTCCAGCTGCGATATCGGACGAAGCTGGGCGAGATCGACATCATCGCCCGCAGGAAGACGCTCATTGTTTTTGTCGAGGTCAAGGCCCGCGCCCGCGAGGCCGATGCCATCGATGCGGTCGGCTATGAAACCCAGCGGCGGATAAGGGCTTCCAGCGATATCTGGCTGTCGAAGCGGCGCGATGCACACCTTCTGTCCTGCCGCTACGATATCATCGCCGTTCTGCCCGGCCGGTTGCCCCGCCATTTCATTGATGCGTTCTGA
- the ugpB gene encoding sn-glycerol-3-phosphate ABC transporter substrate-binding protein UgpB — MFKKLSIAAAAVALSATSSMAATEITWWHAMGGKLGQKLEDVAAKFNQSQSEYKIVPVYKGTYPETLTAAIAAFRAGQQPAIVQVFEVGTGTMMAAKGAVYPVYKLMKDEGEPWDPSKFLAPVTGYYTDPQGNILSMPFNSSTPILYYNKDVFQKAGLNPDVAPKTWAELGEMSKKIVSSGAAKCGFTMSYGASWVGLENYSAIQDLPYGTKQNGFGGMDARLTFNGPHQAAFWDQLKKWHDDGSYKYGGPSSGADAAPAFYSQQCAVYMNSSASRADVIANSKFNVGFAPMPYDDTVTKDPKNSIIGGATLWVLNGQKNKDVYKGVAKFFTYLSQPEVQADWHQFTGYLPITNAAYELGQKQGYYAANPGSDIAIKQITRGTPDDNSKGVRFGNLSQIRDVLDQQLEAVLAGKKTGQEALDDGVKQGNSILTDFQAANSN, encoded by the coding sequence ATGTTCAAGAAACTTTCGATCGCAGCAGCAGCGGTCGCACTGTCGGCGACCTCGTCGATGGCTGCAACCGAGATCACCTGGTGGCACGCCATGGGCGGCAAGCTCGGCCAGAAGCTCGAAGACGTCGCCGCGAAGTTCAACCAGAGCCAGAGCGAATACAAGATCGTTCCGGTCTACAAGGGCACCTATCCGGAAACCCTGACCGCCGCGATCGCTGCCTTCCGCGCCGGTCAGCAGCCCGCCATCGTTCAGGTCTTCGAAGTCGGCACCGGCACGATGATGGCCGCCAAGGGCGCCGTCTACCCGGTCTACAAGCTGATGAAGGACGAAGGCGAGCCGTGGGATCCGTCGAAGTTCCTCGCTCCGGTCACCGGCTACTACACCGATCCGCAGGGCAACATCCTGTCCATGCCGTTCAATTCCTCGACGCCGATCCTGTATTACAACAAGGACGTCTTCCAGAAAGCTGGCCTGAACCCCGACGTTGCCCCGAAGACCTGGGCTGAACTCGGCGAGATGAGCAAGAAGATCGTGTCTTCGGGCGCGGCCAAGTGCGGCTTCACCATGTCCTACGGCGCAAGCTGGGTCGGCCTTGAGAACTACTCGGCCATTCAGGATCTGCCCTATGGCACGAAGCAGAACGGCTTCGGCGGCATGGATGCACGTCTTACCTTCAACGGTCCGCATCAGGCTGCCTTCTGGGATCAGCTGAAGAAGTGGCACGATGACGGTTCCTACAAGTATGGCGGCCCGAGCAGCGGCGCCGATGCGGCACCGGCCTTCTACTCGCAGCAATGCGCCGTCTACATGAACTCGTCCGCCTCGCGCGCAGACGTCATCGCCAACTCGAAGTTCAATGTCGGCTTCGCACCGATGCCTTACGACGACACCGTCACCAAGGATCCGAAGAACTCGATCATCGGCGGTGCGACGCTCTGGGTTCTGAATGGCCAGAAGAACAAGGATGTCTACAAGGGCGTGGCGAAGTTCTTCACCTATTTGTCGCAGCCGGAAGTCCAGGCTGACTGGCACCAGTTCACCGGCTACCTGCCGATCACCAACGCTGCCTACGAGCTTGGCCAGAAGCAGGGCTACTACGCAGCCAACCCCGGTTCCGACATTGCCATCAAGCAGATCACCCGCGGCACTCCGGACGACAATTCCAAGGGCGTCCGCTTCGGCAACCTGAGCCAGATCCGCGATGTTCTCGACCAGCAGCTGGAAGCCGTTCTTGCCGGCAAGAAGACCGGCCAGGAAGCTCTCGATGATGGCGTCAAGCAGGGCAATTCCATCCTGACCGATTTCCAGGCTGCGAATTCCAACTAA
- the ugpA gene encoding sn-glycerol-3-phosphate ABC transporter permease UgpA — protein sequence MQTKRTVFQSRLLPYVLVAPQLIITLIFFVWPAGQAIWQSFLLQDPFGMRDKFIWFANYTRLMNDPDYLNSLVVTLVFAIGVTVLSMGVSLLLAVCVNRVIRSQRFYTTLLVWPYAVAPAASGLLSWFMFNPSVGIIPYGLSHLGYTWNHRLIPHDAMILVIIAAAWKQISYNFLFFVAGLQSVPHSLTEAAAIDGAGPVKRFWTIVFPLLSPTTFFLAVINITYAMFDTFPIIDSTTEGGPSQSTNILVYKVYADGFVGLNLGPSAAQSVVLMLIVVLLTVVQFRWIERKVQY from the coding sequence ATGCAGACCAAGCGCACCGTATTTCAAAGCCGCCTCCTGCCATATGTTCTCGTGGCACCGCAGCTGATCATCACGCTGATCTTCTTCGTATGGCCGGCCGGCCAGGCCATCTGGCAATCCTTTCTACTGCAGGATCCGTTCGGCATGCGGGACAAGTTCATCTGGTTTGCCAACTATACGCGCCTCATGAATGATCCCGATTATCTCAATTCGCTGGTCGTCACTCTGGTCTTCGCCATCGGCGTCACCGTCCTGTCCATGGGCGTGTCGCTGCTGCTCGCCGTCTGCGTCAACCGCGTCATCCGCTCGCAGCGCTTCTACACGACGCTGCTCGTCTGGCCCTATGCCGTGGCGCCTGCCGCATCCGGTCTGCTCTCGTGGTTCATGTTCAACCCCAGTGTGGGCATCATTCCCTATGGCCTGTCTCACCTCGGCTACACCTGGAACCACCGCCTCATTCCGCATGACGCGATGATCCTCGTCATCATCGCCGCCGCCTGGAAGCAGATCTCCTACAATTTCCTCTTCTTCGTCGCCGGGCTTCAATCCGTGCCGCATTCGCTGACAGAGGCTGCCGCAATCGACGGCGCCGGTCCGGTCAAGCGCTTCTGGACGATCGTCTTCCCGCTCCTGTCGCCGACGACCTTCTTCCTCGCCGTCATCAACATCACCTATGCGATGTTCGACACCTTCCCGATCATCGATTCCACCACCGAGGGCGGCCCGTCGCAGTCGACCAATATCCTGGTCTACAAGGTCTATGCCGATGGTTTCGTCGGCCTCAACCTTGGGCCTTCGGCAGCCCAATCCGTGGTGCTGATGCTGATCGTTGTTCTGCTGACCGTCGTCCAGTTCCGCTGGATCGAACGCAAAGTGCAGTACTGA